In Pantoea cypripedii, the DNA window CTGGCTTCACCAAAGTGGAAGAGGGTCTGAATTACAGCGAGAACGCGCTGACGTCAATGTTTCGCAATCGTATCAGCGCAGAGCAGGCCCGCGCATACGGCAGAAATGCAATGCACCTCGCTAATCAGCCAATGATTGCCAGCATCATTTATGCCAATCGTAATGGCAATGGTGATGTTAAGTCGGGTGATGGCTATCGCTACCGTGGCAGGGGGTTAATTCAGATCACCGGTAAAGCCAACTATGCCGCGCTGGTTAAGCAGCTTGGCGCTGACATTGTGGCAAAACCTGATTTGCTGACCGGCTATCAGATGGCGGCAGCATCAGCGGCGGCATGGTGGAAGAATCACGGATTAAACGAGCTTGCCGATTCTGATGATGTTGACCGCATCACCAGAATCATTAACGGCGGCACGAACGGACTGGACGACAGGAAATCCCGCTTAACCAAAGCTAAGGGGATTCTATGCTCAACGTAATCAGCTTCATCCGAAATTATTCACATCTCATCATCATTGGCCTCATCTGCGTTTGCCTGTGGGGACTCAATGCCCGTAATTCACAATTGTCTGCGACTAATGACCGGCTGGAAAAGCTAACCGACAGCAAAGACAGCCAGATTAATGACCTTCGTTCCAAGAATGATGATCTCGCCACCAGCGTGGATAACCTTGCCAAAGCAGTAGACCGGCAAAACGTCGTGATGCAGCAGGTTGCAGATCAGCGCGCCGCAACAGCAGAGCAAAACAGGAAATTGCAGGATGAAATTAAGCGTTATCTCGCAGCGGATAAGTGCGCTGCTGCTGCTGTTGACAGTCGCGCTGTTGAGCGGTTGCGCGAAGCAGCAAAGTCAGCCAGTGGTGGAGTACCGGACAATCAGCCAGCCCCGGCTAAACATGCCAGCGGAACTGACAAGCCAGATTAGTGTTCCTGCCGTACCTGACCCAATGACGTTCGGGGATAGTGTCGGCCTCAACGCTCAGTTATATGACGCGCTTGGCCTGTGCAACTTACATCGCGCTGCGATACGCAAGATTGAGGCAGGGAAGAAATGAAACTCATTGAATGGCTGAAAAGCCTGTTTGTTAAACCCAAAGAAGAGAAAAGCGAAATGCCTGATGAAAATGAAGTAGTCCAAACTGAACAACCGGCAGCAACTGACATTACCGAAGTGGTACTGGCAAAGCTGAAAGAGCTGGTGGTCGCTGCTGGTGATAAGGCTCATACGGTGATTGATGACCTGATCGCCGTAGCTAAAAAGCTGGCGTAATCATCACAAGGCGCATTCCTGCGAGTGCGTCTGATGATGATTTTATGCCCATATGTAAATTAAAAGCTCTGATGGCATCAAAACAAGCTATACGACATTCATTGTGTTAGGGTCAGTTTTTAACTACCCGCGGGATCGCATATGAAAAGCGTCTTAGTCTTCTTCAATCTTGAGCCTGCCGAGGTCATTAGAGTAATGCGTGGCGTTACCTCAATCAGTCGGAAGTACCCCAGTGGCGACCGCGTTCAGCTTCCAATAATGTCAGCCGGGTTTCCATCTTTAACAGGCGACTCGAAAATGGTTCACATTGCCTCGGACCGGACACTAACCAGTGATGAAATTCTGGAAGCGGCCACTAAAATGTTGTGAATATTTTTGGCTGATTAACTTAACTACCGCCTCCGGGCGGGTTGCTTCACAAACTATAACCACTCTTCGGAGTGGTTTTTTATTGGGGTGAATATGGATGTTGTGATTGATGGTGTGCGCTATGCGCCGGTAATTAATCGGTCATCCAATATTGGCATCGCGATCACCACGCATAACCGACATGACGTTGTCGCCCGCGCGCTTGAGCATCAGCTTAAATATCTGCCAGCCGGTGCGCTGGTGGTTGTTATTGATGACGGGTCAGCCAAACCGGTAACGGTCCCTGAAGGCGTGACGCTGATTCGTCGTGACACGTCACGCGGTATTGTCGCATCAAAAAATGCCAGTCTTGAGGCGCTGATGGATGCTGGCTGCGAACATCTGTTTCTGTGGGACGATGATACATGGCCCGTTGCTGGTGGCTGGGAACAACCTTATATCGATTCGCCTGAGCCGCATCTGGCTTACCAGTTTCTTAACTTTGCCACCGGGCAAAAACTAAATGACATTGCCGAGCTTTACCGCGATGAAAGACACATTGCTTACACCGGCCAGCGC includes these proteins:
- a CDS encoding glycoside hydrolase family 19 protein; its protein translation is MLTANKFQLATGISLGAAASWFPSVAAAMADFEINTPLRQAHFLAQTGHESAGFTKVEEGLNYSENALTSMFRNRISAEQARAYGRNAMHLANQPMIASIIYANRNGNGDVKSGDGYRYRGRGLIQITGKANYAALVKQLGADIVAKPDLLTGYQMAAASAAAWWKNHGLNELADSDDVDRITRIINGGTNGLDDRKSRLTKAKGILCST
- a CDS encoding Rz lytic protein, with the translated sequence MLNVISFIRNYSHLIIIGLICVCLWGLNARNSQLSATNDRLEKLTDSKDSQINDLRSKNDDLATSVDNLAKAVDRQNVVMQQVADQRAATAEQNRKLQDEIKRYLAADKCAAAAVDSRAVERLREAAKSASGGVPDNQPAPAKHASGTDKPD
- the lysC gene encoding Rz1-like lysis system protein LysC, which codes for MEYRTISQPRLNMPAELTSQISVPAVPDPMTFGDSVGLNAQLYDALGLCNLHRAAIRKIEAGKK